The DNA segment AGACGCATTGTGTCGCCCATTTACTATTTCTCCCCTTCAATTTTTCTTTTATGCACAGATCTCTTAAACATTATGTTGTATACTGTCGTTGTGCTTCTTATTCTCTCGTCTACTCTTGATTTGTCGAAGCAGGATGTGATTGATAATATACTTATGAGTTTATCTAAGGGAATTACATACTTTGATGAGCAGGGCAGACACATCAACCTGGACGGTGTTGTTGGATACACAATACTTCAAGGTAAGACAATAttgttaagttttttttaaaataaatatatatatatatatatatatatatatatatatatataaaatacttctTTGTTAACGGTCTCGTTTGTTTAAGTGACACGCTACGGTCAGATTCTGCATGAATACAAGTTGTTTGTATAGTACAGAGAGCTTTTGGTGCGATATCTTGATTTTTGTCCTCCGCGCATGTAACTTTTCAAGAGAGATAATTCTTTCTAAGAACTTCTTACCTTGATCAGATCTAATACACAAAGATGTATCCTAACACAGGTTGTAAAATCAGTTGAACAACTGGTGAAAGGTTAGTCCATCAAAGGTTCACAATTAAGCTTCTATCTGCTTACATAATACAGCGCAGCTGCGGGAAGCGACACGAACTTGGCCGCACTCAGATTTTTTGAGTCTCTCTCAGCGCTCAGCTGCAGTTTCTATGTTGAAGCGACTAAACAGAAGCCTGTCCACTGCTCTCTACGCTCTTCAGGGTACAGATCCCAAATACTTTAAAGGTAAAACAAGGTAGAAAATCAAATCTATTCTAAAATATCCAGTCAAGATAACTAACGCATTGTGTCTCTTACAGAGTTTGAGCCCATACTGGACAGCTCCTTTTGGTCACTGCCTGCAGAATGGAGCTCCACAGACCCCTCATTGGCTTATACCTCAGTGAGGACTATGGAGTGCTATGATGAGTATCTGAGTGACAAGTGCATGACTCTCCTTCTTGGGACATGGTAAGAAATTGTagcataaaatcaaataaaaaaaaatattgcaactacacctgttattttattaaaaggaAAGACAATGGAACCCCATGTATCATCACTCAGTCCTGTAGAGACACAATGACGCAGTTTGGATGTCCACACTATTCCCTGTCCCACCAGCTACTCTACTTCATGATAGGAAAAATGGTTAAAGTATCATATGAATCTTTCTTTTATCTCTAGCAAATGATTGTGTGCCCTTGTTAAGAAAAAAAGACAAGACTGTTGTACATTTCTGAGGCACCCTGAAGTAAATTCTAAAGAAAATATGTGAACAACCATCTGTTTGTCCTTAGTTTGACCCTTTTATCCTCTCAGAAAGGGTGCTCCAGAATGCTCAAAGGGGACATGAGGTTGTCTCGTGTCAACATTACTGTGGAACATTACCAGAGAATCTTCTGCTCCAACATGATGAAGAGCAACCAGGATATTTTCAGGAATGGTCTTCCTGGTCAAATGCAAGACATCTTTATAGAAAACAGTTAGTATACACTATAGGGTTATAAACAATGTCCAAAGATTTGGCCAGGATTTAAAAGTTAGCCTCCACTTactgtatacttttttttttttttaacagttcttCTATGTGGTTTAGTGGGATTCTCAGACTTCTATAAATTGGACTGGTTACAGTCTATTGTAATATGGCAAGACCAAGAAGTAGGTTGCTTTGGCAAAGAAGGTGAGTAACACAGAAATGAGTTAAAAATAATCTTATCCTATTGAACATAAAAGGAATCCAGCTGGATATTAAGCAGCACATGTAAAGCCATAGAGGTGTTACCTTTCAAGTTGTCAAttgcataattaattatatttttgttttctccCAGAGGACATCTCCCAGGTCTTTGAGGAATTTTTGGATGTACCCCACAAACGGGTgaaaagaagggaaaaaacacTTAAAGGTGTTAAACTCTTAAACTTTACAATTAGGCTACCAttagacattttattatttaatgttgcATTGTTGTATGATCGATAGATAGAAGTGTGTAAAACTGACTCTTATGTGTTTCCTTTCATAGATGGCTGCTCAAGTCATATGACAGGAGTTGCAGTGAGTGCATTAGGAGGTTTTCTTAACTATTACCTTTCAGAGCAGGACATAACGAAGAGGCCCTTAATCTAAAGCCCATGCTCAGTGGTACATTAGGTCTCAACTTCAATCTTGTATTTATTCTTTCATATATTATGTATtcggactggcgacctgtccagggtgtcccctgcctttcgcccaatgttagctgggataggctccagccccccgcgaccctgtacacaggataagcggttgacgatggatggatggatggatggatattacgTATTCTTTGTAAAGGAGTGGTATGTTCACTCATGCCGTTTTGGTGCATTAACCATTAAATGGCAAGTAGACTGTGAGAAGGGCAAGTAGTCAGGAAGACACATTACAGGAAAATACCTTTGAATATattcaagaaataaagaaaacTTATTACATgaagttctgtttgtttattacattatttattacatATAGAGTTGTTTGAGGCAATTAACATTATGCTGTTGTTGAATTGGggcatgttttattattttcgGACAAACAAAGCcaagttttaaaattaaaatgcctGTCTTTGCTGAATATTTTCTCTCAGTGTAACAAAGTTTTGAAAGTAGCAGACCCCTATGGGTTCCTTATTATAGAAAATGCATTCTTTAAATGCACGTTTGATTTCAGCCCAAAAAAGCAGCATGATCTCTCAAAAGCTGC comes from the Xyrauchen texanus isolate HMW12.3.18 chromosome 12, RBS_HiC_50CHRs, whole genome shotgun sequence genome and includes:
- the c12h16orf89 gene encoding UPF0764 protein C16orf89 homolog isoform X2; the encoded protein is MEFSDSPLHLRKLTSNAKLSLPRYTTAPDLRRPVPRDGFARSNSFVFENILLLDRRIVSPIYYFSPSIFLLCTDLLNIMLYTVVVLLILSSTLDLSKQDVIDNILMSLSKGITYFDEQGRHINLDGVVGYTILQAQLREATRTWPHSDFLSLSQRSAAVSMLKRLNRSLSTALYALQGTDPKYFKEFEPILDSSFWSLPAEWSSTDPSLAYTSVRTMECYDEYLSDKCMTLLLGTWKDNGTPCIITQSCRDTMTQFGCPHYSLSHQLLYFMIGKMKGCSRMLKGDMRLSRVNITVEHYQRIFCSNMMKSNQDIFRNGLPGQMQDIFIENILLCGLVGFSDFYKLDWLQSIVIWQDQEVGCFGKEEDISQVFEEFLDVPHKRVKRREKTLKDGCSSHMTGVAGVPCLSPNVSWDRLQPPATLYTG
- the c12h16orf89 gene encoding UPF0764 protein C16orf89 homolog isoform X1, whose amino-acid sequence is MEFSDSPLHLRKLTSNAKLSLPRYTTAPDLRRPVPRDGFARSNSFVFENILLLDRRIVSPIYYFSPSIFLLCTDLLNIMLYTVVVLLILSSTLDLSKQDVIDNILMSLSKGITYFDEQGRHINLDGVVGYTILQAQLREATRTWPHSDFLSLSQRSAAVSMLKRLNRSLSTALYALQGTDPKYFKEFEPILDSSFWSLPAEWSSTDPSLAYTSVRTMECYDEYLSDKCMTLLLGTWKDNGTPCIITQSCRDTMTQFGCPHYSLSHQLLYFMIGKMKGCSRMLKGDMRLSRVNITVEHYQRIFCSNMMKSNQDIFRNGLPGQMQDIFIENILLCGLVGFSDFYKLDWLQSIVIWQDQEVGCFGKEEDISQVFEEFLDVPHKRVKRREKTLKDGCSSHMTGVAVSALGGFLNYYLSEQDITKRPLI